The following proteins are encoded in a genomic region of Musa acuminata AAA Group cultivar baxijiao chromosome BXJ2-11, Cavendish_Baxijiao_AAA, whole genome shotgun sequence:
- the LOC135627869 gene encoding probable chromo domain-containing protein LHP1, whose translation MKSGKKKTETAVEEGDGVEERSGDAGGEEEKGGGEEGERLGKEEERGEVPRLEEGFYEIEGIRKKRVRKGQIQYLIKWRGWPETANTWEPFENIQSCADVIEAFEERSRSPRSRKRKRRPGGPYGMAAHKKRSIETEESKTAPNQNLPTQNGASGTAVACADADKTYEQVGKRVVVDEEVGDLKKKTRTEKVKVITSRSRRGDGQNPELLNSAEQIETNGHDSVKPSGGQEDGSMDGFSKVESTQASQGNVATGAKRRKSGCVKRFQQGSATGHWDEQQNASVRRETGSGGKGEKSGNKNIVSELDNKNKLDDTGKPPSITKLLVPVRFFASVTNNVQQVSITFKALRSDGKEVFVDDKELKATNPLLLISFYEQHLRYSPNQ comes from the exons ATGAAGAGCGGGAAGAAGAAGACCGAAACTGCGGTGGAGGAAGGCGACGGAGTTGAGGAGCGCAGCGGCGACgccggaggagaagaggagaaaggaggaggagaagaaggggagaggtTGGGGAAGGAGGAGGAACGAGGCGAGGTTCCGAGACTGGAGGAAGGTTTCTACGAGATCGAAGGCATCAGGAAGAAGCGAGTGCGCAAGGGTCAAATCCAATACCTTATCAAATG GCGAGGATGGCCGGAGACTGCCAACACCTGGGAGCCCTTCGAGAACATTCAATCCTGTGCCGATGTCATCGAAGCATTCGAAGAGAG GTCGAGGTCGCCGAGGTCGCGGAAACGCAAGCGGAGGCCCGGCGGTCCGTATGGCATGGCGGCCCACAAGAAGCGCTCCATCGAGACCGAGGAATCAAAAACGGCACCGAATCAGAACTTACCGACTCAGAATGGTGCCAGTGGCACGGCGGTGGCGTGTGCAGATGCTGATAAAACCTATGAGCAAGTTGGAAAGAGAGTGGTTGTGGACGAGGAGGTAGGAGACTTgaaaaagaagacaaggacaGAGAAGGTCAAGGTGATCACTTCTAGAAGTAGACGGGGTGATGGACAGAACCCGGAGCTTCTTAATTCAGCAGAGCAGATAGAGACCAATGGGCACGATTCTGTGAAACCTTCTGGGGGGCAGGAGGACGGTTCCATGGATGGGTTCTCAAAGGTTGAAAGTACTCAGGCTTCTCAGGGCAATGTAGCAACCGGTGCGAAGAGGAGGAAATCTGGGTGTGTGAAGAGGTTCCAGCAAGGTTCTGCAACAGGTCATTGGGACGAGCAACAGAACGCATCTGTGAGGAGGGAAACTGGATCTGGTGGCAAAGGTGAGAAATCAGGGAATAAAAACATTGTTTCTGAATTAGACAACAAGAATAAGTTGGATGATACTGGAAAGCCACCTTCAATCACAAAGCTCCTAGTGCCAGTTCGCTTCTTTGCTTCCGTGACAAACAATGTGCAGCAAGTGTCTATAACGTTCAAGGCTCTAAG ATCTGATGGAAAAGAAGTATTCGTGGATGACAAAGAACTAAAAGCTACCAACCCATTATTG CTAATCAGTTTCTATGAGCAACATCTTCGCTATAGTCCAAATCAATGA